One Caretta caretta isolate rCarCar2 chromosome 6, rCarCar1.hap1, whole genome shotgun sequence genomic region harbors:
- the LOC125638726 gene encoding cyclic GMP-AMP synthase-like yields MSKSIPSARTKQGKVPQRKAGDSRGRNSKPDEGTENPGVMGAQSVSLAAEFAVTTSGRKLRAPEAPSTQDSECSQQPSKTCLQLRRAGSAKLIDESGGATSEVPETMPAKSRRKQSNWAPECEKERKIPQRIARGERGKGAQDEEGIEGSESVAILSPLAPEQLSAHCPHPKQTGSAQRRRESAGHLGQLYSRSTSVDLCESSEIAAAVLTTPSQDVALRIKERVKALLLKHEERTKAAGIINGFIDPFISYLKEYPERPYFKEVTKLTTGSYYEFVKIAHPDEFDLMLALPVPRYVKYTEVDDCNGLYYKVTLPRKPRSFPTPFLLEDRSTVSPVKVLKEFRKHVSQFITSSYKVPFPGWKMKLSRKKQNSPAATVVLLDDKGGEVMSVDLVPALEISTPWPDSCGVGKDVEKWLGKKTKQRNKSFYFVAKQPRGHDDKEVWRISFSHIEKEILNNHGNTKTCCESYCTKCCRKTCIRLLKSLFGALKKDYPRQLSHLCSYYAKTSFLHTLTQWKEDSDWKPSDIACCFLRVLDDFVQHVENTSLPHFFIPNCNLFYSFPPKDLKFLLERLREQKGNGLQAFAAHEK; encoded by the exons ATGTCTAAATCAATTCCTTCTGCAAGAACCAAGCAGGGAAAAGTTCCTCAGAGGAAAGCTGGGGACAGTAGAGGCAGAAACTCAAAGCCTGATGAGGGGACAGAAAACCCAGGAGTTATGGGTGCTCAGTCTGTGTCACTAGCAGCAGAATTTGCAGTCACCACATCTGGAAGAAAGTTGAGGGCACCAGAGGCTCCAAGTACTCAAGACTCAGAGTGCTCACAGCAGCCCTCAAAGACATGTCTACAGCTGAGGAGGGCTGGTTCTGCAAAACTAATAGACGAATCTGGAG GAGCTACATCTGAGGTACCTGAAACAATGCCAGCCAAAAGCCGGAGAAAGCAAAGTAACTGGGCTCCTGAatgtgagaaggaaagaaagattCCTCAGAGAATAGCCAGAGGAGAGAGAGGCAAAGGAGCACAGGATGAGGAGGGGATAGAAGGCTCAGAATCGGTGGCTATTCTGTCTCCATTAgccccagagcagctctctgcgcACTGCCCACACCCCAAGCAGACTGGATCTGCCCAAAGAAGGAGAGAATCTGCAG GACACCTTGGACAACTCTATTCCAGGTCCACCTCTGTTGACCTGTGTGAGAGCTCAGAGATAGCAGCAGCTGTTCTCACCACGCCAAGTCAAGATGTCGCTCTCCGCATTAAAGAGAGGGTAAAAGCCCTCCTTCTGAAACACGAGGAGagaaccaaggctgctggaataATTAATGGGTTCATTGACCCATTCATTAGCTACCTGAAGGAGTATCCAGAGAGGCCCTACTTTAAGGAGGTGACCAAGTTGACCACGGGCAGCTACTATGAGTTTGTGAAA ATTGCTCACCCAGATGAGTTTGACCTGATGCTGGCTCTGCCAGTTCCAAGATATGTTAAGTACACGGAGGTGGATGACTGCAATGGGCTCTACTACAAAGTTACTTTACCGAGGAAGCCCCGGAGCTTTCCCACACCTTTCCTGCTGGAGGATAGGAGTACCGTGTCACCTGTGAAAGTCCTAAAGGAATTCAGGAAACATGTCAGTCAGTTCATCACATCATCCTACAAAG TGCCTTTCCCAGGGTGGAAAATGAAGCTAAGCAGGAAGAAACAGAACAGCCCAGCAGCTACTGTCGTGCTGCTGGATGACAAAGGTGGCGAAGTCATGTCTGTAGATCTCGTTCCTGCTTTGGAAATCTCAACCCCCTGGCCTGATTCATGTGGGGTAgggaaggatgttgaaaaatggcTGGGGAAGAAAACCAAGCAGAGGAATAAgtcattttattttgttgccaagCAGCCACGTGGGCACGATGACAAAG AGGTCTGGAGAATTTCTTTTTCTCATATTGAAAAGGAGATTTTGAATAACCATGGCAACACTAAAACCTGCTGTGAATCTTATTGTACCAAGTGCTGCAG GAAAACCTGTATCCGGCTGCTGAAGAGCCTTTTTGGGGCCCTGAAGAAAGATTATCCCAGGCAACTAAGTCACCTGTGCTCTTACTATGCAAAGACGTCCTTTCTCCACACTCTGACGCAGTGGAAAGAGGACTCAGACTGGAAACCTTCTGACATCGCCTGCTGTTTTCTCAGAGTGCTGGATGACTTCGTTCAGCACGTGGAAAACACCAGCCTGCCCCATTTTTTTATTCCAAACTGCAACCTGTTCTATAGCTTCCCTCCAAAGGATTTGAAATTCCTGCTCGAGCGCTTACGAGAGCAGAAAGGGAATGGGTTGCAAGCATTTGCAGCCCATGAGAAATAG